ACGTCGTGCTCGGTCAGGCGGCGCTCGTGTTCTCGGCGCTCGGCGCCGTGCTCGCGTTCGTGTGCGGCGCGGCGACTTCGGCGCTGCTCATCAACTGGGGACGGCAGCGCGCCGCGCACAGCGTCTACGCGACGCCGCTCCTGCTCGAAGCCTGCCTGCTGCTCGTCTTCGGCATGCTCGGTTCGAACCTGGAGACGCATCGCGTGTGGGACGTGCCGGCCACGGTCGCGCTGCTGTGCTTCGTGATGGGTCTTCAGAACGCGATGATCACCAAGATATCGAAGGCGGAGATCCGGACCACGCATGTGACGGGTCTCGTGACCGATATCGGCATCGAGCTAGGCAAGAGCCTGTACTGGAATCGCGGCATGAGCCGGACCGATGCGAACTACGTGCGCGCCAATCATGCGCGACTCGCGCTGCTGAGTTCGCTGCTCGCCATGTTCGTCGCGGGCGGCTTTGCCGGTGCGATCGGCTTCGCGCATCTCGGCTTCATGACGACCGTGCCGTTGGCTGCGCTCCTGTTGTTGTTCTCTTCCGTGCCGGTCGTGGACGATCTTGCCGCAAGCAGGCGGCGCATGCGCGACTAGCGCATCGCTCACGCGGCGCTGCCTGAGCGCGTATCCAGTCGTGAAAGAGCTGCATGCCCGGCGAAAGTCGTTTCGATTTCAGCCAGGCGAGCCTGTAGCTGCCTGTCTTGACCTCGATATCGAACGCCTGCACGAGCAAGCCAGCTTGAAGTTCCCGCGTGAACATCGCGGGCGGCGCGAGCGCCACGCCCGGGCCTTGCACCGCGGCTTCCACCATCAATCGCGCGTTGAGAGGAAAGGTGAGGACGCATTGCGTCTGCCAATAGTTTTCTTGACGGTGCGCCAAATTATCCTCGGTTGTGGCGGGCGCATAAAGCGCGGATAGTCTCGCCACGGCGGATGTAATATCGCCCCGCTACTTAAGCGAAGGACTCGAATAATGAAGCTGACAACGCTGCTCGCAGCGGCTCTTCTTTCCACCTGCCCGATATCCGTTTTCAGTCAGCCGGCAAGCCTCGGCCGTGATGACATCAAGCACATCGTCGATGAGACCATCATGCCGTTGATGACACGCGAGGGCATAGCGGGCATGGCGGTGGGCGTCGTCGTGGAGGTCAAGCCATATGTCTTCGATTACGGCCTAGCGTCGAAGCAAAGCCGCACGCCTGTCACGCGCGACACCTTGTTCGAACTCGGCTCGATCAGCAAGACGTTCACGGCGACGCTCGCATCGTATGCAGAGGGGACGGGGCATCTCTCGCTGAGCGATCCTGTCGGCAAGTACTTGCCCGAGTTGCGCGGCAGCGCGTTCGGCGACGACGTGACGCTGCTGAATCTCGGCACGCACACGCCGGGCGGCTTGCCCTTGCAAGTGCCCGACGAGATTCACGACAACGCGCAACTCATGCAGTACTTCAAGGCATGGAAACCGCGCTTCAAGCCGGGCACATACCGGACGTATGCGAATCCGGGCATAGGCGCGCTCGGCCTCATCACGGCCAGAAGCATGGGGCAGGATTTCGACACGCTCATCGAGCAACGCGTCTTTGCGAAGCTGGGCATGAGCAATAGTTATATGCAGGTGCCACCCGCTCGCATGCCCGACTATGCCGAAGGTTATGCCAAGGACGGCAAGCCCGTGCGCATGAATCCGGGCGTGCTTTCGTCCGAAGCGTACGGCGTGCGATCGACGGCTTACGACATGACGCGCTTCCTGCAAGCCAACATGAACGAAGCCGCTCATATCGATGCCACGCTGCAGCGCGCGATAACGGCCACGCATACGGCATATTTTCAGTCCGGGCCGATGACGCAAGACCTCGTCTGGGAACAGTATCCGTATCCCGCGACGCTGACCGCCTTGCTCGATGGCAACGGCCCCTCGATGATCGTCGATGGCCACGCCGCCGAGCGCATCGATCCGCCGCAAGCGCCGCGCGACGACGTCTGGATCAACAAGACCGGCTCGACCAACGGCTTCGGCGCGTACATTGCGTTCGTGCCGGCGAAGCATGTGGGCATCGTCATGCTGGGCAACAAGAACATACCGAACGCGGATCGCGTGCGAGCCGCCTATGCCATCGTGACCGCGCTGGCAGACGGAAAGACCAAACGCGAGCGCGATGCGCTCTCGTAGACGTCGGCGGCGGTGGCGCGCAAGGCATCGACCATCACGCTCGTGGCGGGTGCAAAGAGACGGTCGGCGCGGGTGACGATGCCGAAGTCGTCCATCTGACATTCCATCGGCAAGGGGAGCACCGCGGCCATGCCGTGCTGCGCATAGTAGAGCGCCACGTCTTCTGCGAGCACCGCGATCATGTCGCTCTGTTCCAAGAGGCGCGTGATGAAAAGAATCGCTGCGGTCTCGACCACGTTCGACGGCGGCGGCAGACTCGCGCGCTGGAACATCAATTCGAAGCGATGCCGCAAGACGCTGCCCGCCGGCGGCACGAGCCATTCGCACGGCTGCACGTCGGCGAGCGTCAACGCGGGCGCATTCAGCAATGGATGACCCGCACGCACGAGCGCGCGCACCGGTTCGCCCGTCAGCGGTTCGTAACGAAGCCGCAGCTTGTCGTGTTCGACTGAAAGCCTTCCGATGACGATATCCAGCTTGTCCTGCGCGAGGCGCTCCAGCAGCACGTTGCTGGTGTCGATCTCGACGGAGATGCGGATATCCGCGTGCTGCCGCTTGACCGAAGCGACAGCGGCCGGCAAGAGCCGCACGCCCGGCGACGTGATCGCGCCGATCGCCACATGCCCGAGCCGGCCGGTCTTCAACGCGACGAGTTCTTCCTGCGCCTGATCGAGGCTGCCCAGCACCGCGCGCGCGTGACGGACGATGGCTTCGCCGTACAGCGTGGCCCGCATGCCGCGCGGTTCGCGCTCGAAAAGCGTCACGCCGAGCGTTTCCTCCAGTTCACGCAAGAGCTTCGACGCGGCCGGTTGCGTCATATGAAGCACGGCCGCCGCGCGATGAATGTTGCCTTCCTCCACGAGCGCGACGACGAGCATCAACTGCCGCGTCTTGAGCCGGCTGCGGATGTACCAAGGGGTCGAATTCAGCAACATTTTTAGGGGTTTCTACGAATGCCGTTTCGGGTATCGGTGGCGTCGAACAATTCATTAGTAGATTATCACGCGCCCTCATAGACTTCGCGGCAATCGCGTTATGAACCAGGACGAAACACATGTCGGCATCGAAGCCCAAGCTGCGCTCCCAAGAATGGTTCGGCACCGCCGACAAGAACGGCTTCATGTACCGAAGCTGGATGAAGAATCAAGGGATTCCCGATCACGAGTTCGACGGCAGGCCGGTCATCGGCATCTGCAATACATGGTCCGAGCTCACGCCGTGCAATGCGCATTTCCGCAAGATCGCCGAACACGTGAAGCGCGGCGTGTACGAGGCGGGCGGCTTTCCCGTGGAATTCCCCGTGTTTTCCAATGGCGAATCGAATCTGCGCCCGACCGCGATGCTCACGCGCAACCTCGCGGCGATGGACGTGGAAGAAGCCATTCGCGGCAATCCCATCGATGCGGTCGTGCTGCTCACCGGCTGCGACAAGACCACGCCCGCGCTTCTGATGGGCGCGGCGAGTTGCGACGTGCCCGCTATCGTCGTCACCGGCGGGCCGATGCTGAACGGCAAGCTCAATGGCAAGGACATCGGCTCGGGCACGGCCGTGTGGCAACTGCACGAATCGCTGAAGGCGGGCGAGATCGACCTGCATCAGTTCCTGTCGGCGGAAGGCGGCATGTCGCGTTCGGCGGGTACCTGCAACACGATGGGCACCGCCTCGACGATGGCTTGCATGGCCGAGGCGCTCGGCACCTCGCTGCCGCACAACGCGGCGATCCCGGCCGTCGATGCGCGCCGCTACGTGCTCGCGCATATGTCGGGCATTCGCATCGTGGAGATGGCGCTCGAAGGCCTCACGTTGTCGAAGATCCTGACGCGCGAAGCATTCGAGAACGCGATCCGCACCAACGCGGCTATCGGCGGTTCGACGAACGCGGTCATTCACCTGAAGGCGATTGCGGGCCGTATCGGCGTGCCGCTCGAACTGGAAGACTGGACGCGCATCGGTCGCGACACGCCGACCATCGTGGACCTGATGCCCTCGGGCCGCTTCCTGATGGAAGAGTTCTATTACGCGGGCGGCGTGCCTGCCGTACTGAGGCGTCTGGGCGAAGCGAACCTGTTGCCGCATCCCGACGCATTGACGGTGAACGGCAAATCGCTTTGGGAGAACGTGAAGAACGCGCCCAATACGAACGATGAAGTGAT
Above is a window of Caballeronia sp. SL2Y3 DNA encoding:
- a CDS encoding YoaK family protein codes for the protein MPISYLRGLTSPARTDSANRRLGCALAFVAGAANAGGFLAVGQYTSHMSGLVSSIADNVVLGQAALVFSALGAVLAFVCGAATSALLINWGRQRAAHSVYATPLLLEACLLLVFGMLGSNLETHRVWDVPATVALLCFVMGLQNAMITKISKAEIRTTHVTGLVTDIGIELGKSLYWNRGMSRTDANYVRANHARLALLSSLLAMFVAGGFAGAIGFAHLGFMTTVPLAALLLLFSSVPVVDDLAASRRRMRD
- a CDS encoding LysR substrate-binding domain-containing protein translates to MVEAAVQGPGVALAPPAMFTRELQAGLLVQAFDIEVKTGSYRLAWLKSKRLSPGMQLFHDWIRAQAAPRERCASRACAACLRQDRPRPARKRTTTGAQPTARSS
- the ampC gene encoding class C beta-lactamase; protein product: MKLTTLLAAALLSTCPISVFSQPASLGRDDIKHIVDETIMPLMTREGIAGMAVGVVVEVKPYVFDYGLASKQSRTPVTRDTLFELGSISKTFTATLASYAEGTGHLSLSDPVGKYLPELRGSAFGDDVTLLNLGTHTPGGLPLQVPDEIHDNAQLMQYFKAWKPRFKPGTYRTYANPGIGALGLITARSMGQDFDTLIEQRVFAKLGMSNSYMQVPPARMPDYAEGYAKDGKPVRMNPGVLSSEAYGVRSTAYDMTRFLQANMNEAAHIDATLQRAITATHTAYFQSGPMTQDLVWEQYPYPATLTALLDGNGPSMIVDGHAAERIDPPQAPRDDVWINKTGSTNGFGAYIAFVPAKHVGIVMLGNKNIPNADRVRAAYAIVTALADGKTKRERDALS
- a CDS encoding LysR substrate-binding domain-containing protein, translated to MLLNSTPWYIRSRLKTRQLMLVVALVEEGNIHRAAAVLHMTQPAASKLLRELEETLGVTLFEREPRGMRATLYGEAIVRHARAVLGSLDQAQEELVALKTGRLGHVAIGAITSPGVRLLPAAVASVKRQHADIRISVEIDTSNVLLERLAQDKLDIVIGRLSVEHDKLRLRYEPLTGEPVRALVRAGHPLLNAPALTLADVQPCEWLVPPAGSVLRHRFELMFQRASLPPPSNVVETAAILFITRLLEQSDMIAVLAEDVALYYAQHGMAAVLPLPMECQMDDFGIVTRADRLFAPATSVMVDALRATAADVYESASRSRLVFPSASAVTMA
- a CDS encoding IlvD/Edd family dehydratase, which encodes MSASKPKLRSQEWFGTADKNGFMYRSWMKNQGIPDHEFDGRPVIGICNTWSELTPCNAHFRKIAEHVKRGVYEAGGFPVEFPVFSNGESNLRPTAMLTRNLAAMDVEEAIRGNPIDAVVLLTGCDKTTPALLMGAASCDVPAIVVTGGPMLNGKLNGKDIGSGTAVWQLHESLKAGEIDLHQFLSAEGGMSRSAGTCNTMGTASTMACMAEALGTSLPHNAAIPAVDARRYVLAHMSGIRIVEMALEGLTLSKILTREAFENAIRTNAAIGGSTNAVIHLKAIAGRIGVPLELEDWTRIGRDTPTIVDLMPSGRFLMEEFYYAGGVPAVLRRLGEANLLPHPDALTVNGKSLWENVKNAPNTNDEVIRELSNPLIQDGGIRVLRGNLAPRGAVLKPSAATPELLKHRGRAVVFENLEHYKERIVDESLDVDKDCVLVMKNCGPKGYPGMAEVGNMGLPPKLLRQGVKDMVRISDARMSGTAYGTVVLHVAPEAAAGGPLAAVRDGDWIELDCDAGTLHLDISDEELASRMSGHVPPRVHGDGGYQRLYVDHVLQADEGCDLDFLVGKRGAAVPRHSH